The proteins below come from a single Necator americanus strain Aroian chromosome V, whole genome shotgun sequence genomic window:
- a CDS encoding hypothetical protein (NECATOR_CHRV.G21104.T1), whose protein sequence is MSKDSSQQTIPHDDHEVGAPVSSWRTAMDYVVTCCCENLLSEQLRNFSKSKKDHITMAVRSAVDVVVEAVEHENASTAAEIVRLRNELAIFWATPHKQAEHSDSGNRRMEDVNNRMTSYLIRRCQCFTTRVQTYESTRGERIVETA, encoded by the coding sequence ATGTCGAAAGACAGTAGCCAGCAAACGATTCCGCACGATGATCACGAAGTTGGAGCACCTGTGAGTAGCTGGAGAACAGCCATGGATTATGTAGTTACTTGTTGTTGTGAAAACCTGCTGTCAGAGCAACTTcgtaatttctcaaaatcgaAGAAGGATCATATCACGATGGCAGTTAGAAGCGCAGTCGACGTAGTGGTTGAAGCAGTAGAGCACGAGAACGCTAGTACAGCGGCGGAAATTGTGAGACTAAGGAACGAATTAGCCATCTTTTGGGCAACGCCACATAAACAAGCTGAGCATTCGGACAGCGGTAACCGCCGAATGGAGGATGTGAACAACAGAATGACCAGCTACCTCATTCGCAGATGCCAATGTTTCACGACCAGAGTACAGACGTACGAGAGTACGAGAGGCGAGCGGATAGTCGAAACTGCTTGA